A portion of the Parambassis ranga chromosome 22, fParRan2.1, whole genome shotgun sequence genome contains these proteins:
- the nek9 gene encoding serine/threonine-protein kinase Nek9 isoform X2 gives MSLEDYERHFDSLNSDLGGGSVVSERSATSTFNGEEEKLHYIPIRILGRGAFGEATLYRRTEDNSLVVWKEVDLNSLSEKERRDVMNEISILSMLEHNNIIAYFNHFMDKNTLLIELEYCNGGNLYDKINQQKGKLFTEEVVIWYLYQIASAVAHIHKAGILHRDIKTLNIFLTKTDLIKLGDYGLAKKLDSEFSMAETCVGTPYYMSPELCQGAKYNFKSDIWAMGCVLFEVLTLTRTFDATNPLNLCVKIVQGNWTMEVNSDVYSSALIKLVYECLDQDPAKRPTAEQILELPFIFCCRPELEERVALLNSAMKKPKLSTATETPVAVVTTRSREVYFWGGGKFTPQKMDTFKGGSSAQHVCAGESHFAVVTVEKELYTWANVQGGAKMVGQLGHGDQASYRQPKKVEKLQGKAIRQVACGADFTACVTDEDQMYMFGSDYYGCIGVEGEMGMEILEPVLLEFFEERHVRQVSCGDNHVVVLTQSGDIYSWGCGEYGRLGLECEDDFSSPMQVEIPKGATISSVFCGSDGTFFLTETGKVLACGNNEFNRLGLNQGISGLKHHPGEGYQGIPYITTLTLVKQLSHFKIQVIAPGKTHTAAIDERGRLITFGCNKYGQLGVKNFKKHQSVQVLVGPFGGKTVTKVSCGDGFTIAATEDNQIFAWGNAGNGRLGMPADKGFGSEVCPAMPRPIFGSLHHVPDLSCRGWHTIIIMEKVLNSKTIRSNSSGLSIGLGHEASRSTVDLDIEPGSETECRDRGLGGTMEVNTDCLMETPMMSMTNQTGDSSCPLWLRKELEDAEFIPMPEDSELSTPDLPSISESVTLPYEELRELKAAAAAVSKKDLSTKRMSCNKINGLGEGAICRKGESGACCKASSEVAQLQETIASQEMRIQMLEKQVQEQQKENEKLWAAFNRLALQEAGCDNNGNHRSDPVPGDGGGGGRRGGFTHHGGRSAGASV, from the exons ATGTCACTGGAGGACTACGAGAGACACTTTGACTCGCTAAATTCGGATTTGGGCGGCGGGTCTGTGGTCAGTGAGCGATCAGCTACAAGCACGTTTAATGGCGAAGAGGAGAAGCTGCACTACATTCCTATCCGGATCCTCGGGAGGGGGGCGTTTGGTGAAGCAACTCTGTACAGAAGAACAGAG GACAACTCTCTGGTGGTATGGAAGGAGGTGGACCTGAACTCGCTCTCAGAAAAGGAACGCAGAGATGTCATGAACGAAATAAGCATCCTGTCCATGCTAGAGCACAACAACATCATTGCCTACTTCAATCACTTTATGGATAAAAACACTCTGCTCATTGAGTTGGAGTATTgcaatg GAGGAAATCTGTATGATAAAATCAACCAACAGAAGGGAAAACTCTTCACTGAGGAA GTGGTCATATGGTATTTGTACCAAATCGCTTCAGCTGTGGCCCACATTCACAAGGCAGGGATCTTGCACAG agaTATAAAAACTCTCAACATTTTCCTGACCAAGACTGACCTCATTAAGTTGGGAGACTACGGCCTTGCAAAGAAGCTTGACTCTGAGTTTTCAATGGCAGAGACT tgtgtggGAACTCCATATTACATGTCACCTGAATTATGCCAGGGAGCGAAGTACAACTTCAAATCTGACATCTGGGCTATGGGCTGTGTACTTTTTGAAGTATTAACTCTCACAAGAACCTTTGATGCAACG AACCCACTGAACCTCTGTGTAAAAATAGTCCAGGGCAACTGGACTATGGAAGTGAACTCAGATGTTTATTCATCTGCACTGATAAAGCTGGTGTATGAGTGTCTGGATCAG gatcctgcaaagaGGCCCACAGCCGAGCAGATTCTAGAGCTGCCATTCATCTTTTGCTGTCGACC GGAGCTTGAAGAGAGAGTTGCTCTGCTGAATTCAGCAATGAAGAAACCAAA GCTAAGTACAGCGACTGAGACACCTGTTGCTGTGGTTACTACTCGCTCGAGAGAGGTGTATTTCTGGGGTGGAGGGAAGTTTACCCCTCAGAAAATGGACACATTCAAAGGGGGCAGCAGTGCCCaacatgtgtgtgcaggagagagCCACTTTGCAGTGGTGACGGTGGAAAAGGAGCTGTATACCTGGGCT AATGTCCAAGGTGGTGCCAAGATGGTGGGCCAGCTGGGTCATGGAGACCAGGCATCATACCGACAGCCAAAGAAGGTGGAGAAACTCCAAGGCAAGGCCATTCGACAGGTGGCCTGTGGGGCTGACTTTACTGCCTGTGTCACTG ATGAGGACCAGATGTACATGTTTGGGTCTGATTATTATGGCTGCATCGGTGTGGAGGGCGAGATGGGGATGGAGATTTTGGAGCCAGTGCTTCTGGAGTTTTTCGAGGAGCGGCATGTCCGCCAGGTTTCATGTGGAGACAACCACGTGGTGGTGCTGACTCAGAGTGGGGACATTTACTCGTGGGGCTGTGGAGAATATG GGCGTCTTGGCCTGGAATGTGAGGATGACTTCTCTTCGCCAATGCAA GTAGAGATTCCTAAAGGTGCCACCATCTCCTCTGTGTTCTGTGGCAGTGATGGAACCTTCTTTTTGACAGAGACTGGTAAAGTCCTGGCATGTGGAAACAATGAATTTAACAGGCTGGGGCTGAATCAAGGAATCTCTGGTCTTAAACACCACCCTGGAGAG GGTTACCAGGGAATCCCATACATCACCACGCTGACCTTGGTAAAACAGCTGTCACACTTTAAGATCCAGGTCATTGCTCCAGGGAAGACCCACACAGCTGCCATTGATG AACGTGGTCGTCTGATCACCTTTGGCTGCAATAAGTACGGGCAGCTGGGGGTGAAGAACTTCAAGAAACACCAAAGTGTCCAGGTCCTAGTCGGACCATTTGGAGGGAAGACAGTGACCAAAGTGTCTTGTGGAGATGGGTTCACTATTGCAGCCACTGAAG ACAATCAGATTTTCGCATGGGGAAACGCAGGAAATGGGAGACTTGGGATGCCTGCTGATAAGGGATTTGGTTCAGAGGTTTGTCCTGCCATGCCAAGACCCATCTTTGGTTCACTCCACCATGTGCCAGACCTTTCTTGTCGTGGCTGGCACACCATTATTATAATGG AAAAAGTGCTCAACTCAAAGACCATCCGCTCAAACAGCAGTGGCCTTTCTATTG gGCTGGGTCATGAAGCTTCAAGATCTACAGTAGATCTGGACATAGAACCTGGTTCAGAGACAGAGTGTCGTGACAGGGGTCTTGGTGGTACAATGGAGGTTAACACGGATTGCTTGATGGAGACCCCAATGATGTCAATGACAAATCAGACCGGGGACAGCTCCTGCCCTCTGTGGCTTAGAAAG GAGCTTGAGGACGCTGAGTTCATCCCGATGCCTGAAGACTCGGAGCTGTCTACTCCTGACCTCCCTTCTATTTCTGAGAGCGTAACTCTACCATATGAGGAACTGAGAGAGCTTAAGGCCGCGGCAGCAGCAGTCAGTAAAAAAGACCTATCG ACTAAGCGAATGAGCTGCAATAAAATCAATGGATTGGGAGAGGGTGCCATCTGCCGAAAAGGAGAATCGGGTGCATGCTGCAAAGCAAGTAGTGAGGTGGCACAG CTGCAAGAGACAATCGCCAGTCAAGAGATGCGGATTCAGATGCTTGAAAagcag GTCCAGGAGCAGCAGAAGGAGAATGAGAAGCTCTGGGCAGCATTCAATCGTTTAGCGCTGCAGGAAGCTGGATGTGACAATAATGGAAACCATCGCTCTGATCCTGTGCCTGgggatggagggggaggaggaagaagaggcggATTCACACATCACGGAGGCCGATCAGCTGGTGCCAGCGTGTGA
- the LOC114427986 gene encoding uncharacterized protein LOC114427986, translating into MSQYITQLEVSLNDTQETKFRDQGFSKIDVNLNKGAKGNNIYLWYKRGSGCPGVTRIQLSFTDDMGKGLREAGYHRVDKNLNTGSGGDNIYLWYFKGTSHYDIPIEDIHVSTEEPDEAQRFQLGYEKLACDLNRNAGGNWIFLWVKRLEPTYICDLIATDSFDVDSSHFQQGYIRVDENTNRGAGGSYIYIWYRLTTDQQKALRDLQVSINDDEYQSFQNQQYKPVNMNLNEGTLGKNVFLWYKADDCSFSPIKAVTVMVNTAAAESYERAGVQVIRKNLNEGTKGRSEYLCFYS; encoded by the coding sequence ATGTCCCAGTATATCACTCAGCTCGAAGTGTCTCTGAATGACACCCAGGAGACTAAGTTCCGTGACCAGGGCTTCAGCAAAATTGATGTTAATCTGAACAAAGGAGCTAAAGGAAACAACATCTATCTGTGGTACAAAAGAGGCAGTGGCTGTCCAGGAGTCACAAGGATTCAGCTTTCATTCACTGATGACATGGGCAAGGGTCTGAGAGAGGCAGGGTACCACAGGGTCGACAAAAACCTCAATACAGGCTCAGGAGGAGACAACATCTATCTGTGGTACTTTAAAGGTACCTCCCATTACGACATTCCCATTGAGGACATCCATGTCTCTACAGAAGAGCCAGATGAAGCCCAGAGGTTCCAGCTGGGCTATGAGAAGCTGGCCTGTGACCTGAACAGAAATGCTGGAGGGAACTGGATCTTCCTGTGGGTGAAGAGACTGGAACCAACATACATCTGTGACCTCATTGCTACTGATAGCTTTGACGTGGACAGCAGCCACTTCCAGCAGGGCTACATCCGAGTGGATGAAAACACCAACAGAGGTGCAGGAGGCTCCTACATCTACATCTGGTATCGTCTCACCACAGATCAGCAGAAGGCCCTCAGAGATCTGCAAGTTTCTATCAATGATGACGAGTATCAGAGCTTTCAGAATCAGCAGTATAAACCAGTGAACATGAATCTCAATGAGGGTACTCTAGGAAAAAACGTGTTCCTGTGGTACAAGGCCGATGACTGCAGCTTCAGCCCCATCAAGGCTGTCACTGTGATGgtcaacacagcagctgcagagtcaTATGAGAGAGCAGGGGTCCAGGTCATCAGAAAAAATCTCAATGAAGGCACCAAAGGCAGGAGTGAGTACCTGTGTTTTTATAGCTGA
- the nek9 gene encoding serine/threonine-protein kinase Nek9 isoform X1, which translates to MSLEDYERHFDSLNSDLGGGSVVSERSATSTFNGEEEKLHYIPIRILGRGAFGEATLYRRTEDNSLVVWKEVDLNSLSEKERRDVMNEISILSMLEHNNIIAYFNHFMDKNTLLIELEYCNGGNLYDKINQQKGKLFTEEVVIWYLYQIASAVAHIHKAGILHRDIKTLNIFLTKTDLIKLGDYGLAKKLDSEFSMAETCVGTPYYMSPELCQGAKYNFKSDIWAMGCVLFEVLTLTRTFDATNPLNLCVKIVQGNWTMEVNSDVYSSALIKLVYECLDQDPAKRPTAEQILELPFIFCCRPELEERVALLNSAMKKPKLSTATETPVAVVTTRSREVYFWGGGKFTPQKMDTFKGGSSAQHVCAGESHFAVVTVEKELYTWANVQGGAKMVGQLGHGDQASYRQPKKVEKLQGKAIRQVACGADFTACVTDEDQMYMFGSDYYGCIGVEGEMGMEILEPVLLEFFEERHVRQVSCGDNHVVVLTQSGDIYSWGCGEYGRLGLECEDDFSSPMQVEIPKGATISSVFCGSDGTFFLTETGKVLACGNNEFNRLGLNQGISGLKHHPGEGYQGIPYITTLTLVKQLSHFKIQVIAPGKTHTAAIDERGRLITFGCNKYGQLGVKNFKKHQSVQVLVGPFGGKTVTKVSCGDGFTIAATEDNQIFAWGNAGNGRLGMPADKGFGSEVCPAMPRPIFGSLHHVPDLSCRGWHTIIIMEKVLNSKTIRSNSSGLSIGSGLGHEASRSTVDLDIEPGSETECRDRGLGGTMEVNTDCLMETPMMSMTNQTGDSSCPLWLRKELEDAEFIPMPEDSELSTPDLPSISESVTLPYEELRELKAAAAAVSKKDLSTKRMSCNKINGLGEGAICRKGESGACCKASSEVAQLQETIASQEMRIQMLEKQVQEQQKENEKLWAAFNRLALQEAGCDNNGNHRSDPVPGDGGGGGRRGGFTHHGGRSAGASV; encoded by the exons ATGTCACTGGAGGACTACGAGAGACACTTTGACTCGCTAAATTCGGATTTGGGCGGCGGGTCTGTGGTCAGTGAGCGATCAGCTACAAGCACGTTTAATGGCGAAGAGGAGAAGCTGCACTACATTCCTATCCGGATCCTCGGGAGGGGGGCGTTTGGTGAAGCAACTCTGTACAGAAGAACAGAG GACAACTCTCTGGTGGTATGGAAGGAGGTGGACCTGAACTCGCTCTCAGAAAAGGAACGCAGAGATGTCATGAACGAAATAAGCATCCTGTCCATGCTAGAGCACAACAACATCATTGCCTACTTCAATCACTTTATGGATAAAAACACTCTGCTCATTGAGTTGGAGTATTgcaatg GAGGAAATCTGTATGATAAAATCAACCAACAGAAGGGAAAACTCTTCACTGAGGAA GTGGTCATATGGTATTTGTACCAAATCGCTTCAGCTGTGGCCCACATTCACAAGGCAGGGATCTTGCACAG agaTATAAAAACTCTCAACATTTTCCTGACCAAGACTGACCTCATTAAGTTGGGAGACTACGGCCTTGCAAAGAAGCTTGACTCTGAGTTTTCAATGGCAGAGACT tgtgtggGAACTCCATATTACATGTCACCTGAATTATGCCAGGGAGCGAAGTACAACTTCAAATCTGACATCTGGGCTATGGGCTGTGTACTTTTTGAAGTATTAACTCTCACAAGAACCTTTGATGCAACG AACCCACTGAACCTCTGTGTAAAAATAGTCCAGGGCAACTGGACTATGGAAGTGAACTCAGATGTTTATTCATCTGCACTGATAAAGCTGGTGTATGAGTGTCTGGATCAG gatcctgcaaagaGGCCCACAGCCGAGCAGATTCTAGAGCTGCCATTCATCTTTTGCTGTCGACC GGAGCTTGAAGAGAGAGTTGCTCTGCTGAATTCAGCAATGAAGAAACCAAA GCTAAGTACAGCGACTGAGACACCTGTTGCTGTGGTTACTACTCGCTCGAGAGAGGTGTATTTCTGGGGTGGAGGGAAGTTTACCCCTCAGAAAATGGACACATTCAAAGGGGGCAGCAGTGCCCaacatgtgtgtgcaggagagagCCACTTTGCAGTGGTGACGGTGGAAAAGGAGCTGTATACCTGGGCT AATGTCCAAGGTGGTGCCAAGATGGTGGGCCAGCTGGGTCATGGAGACCAGGCATCATACCGACAGCCAAAGAAGGTGGAGAAACTCCAAGGCAAGGCCATTCGACAGGTGGCCTGTGGGGCTGACTTTACTGCCTGTGTCACTG ATGAGGACCAGATGTACATGTTTGGGTCTGATTATTATGGCTGCATCGGTGTGGAGGGCGAGATGGGGATGGAGATTTTGGAGCCAGTGCTTCTGGAGTTTTTCGAGGAGCGGCATGTCCGCCAGGTTTCATGTGGAGACAACCACGTGGTGGTGCTGACTCAGAGTGGGGACATTTACTCGTGGGGCTGTGGAGAATATG GGCGTCTTGGCCTGGAATGTGAGGATGACTTCTCTTCGCCAATGCAA GTAGAGATTCCTAAAGGTGCCACCATCTCCTCTGTGTTCTGTGGCAGTGATGGAACCTTCTTTTTGACAGAGACTGGTAAAGTCCTGGCATGTGGAAACAATGAATTTAACAGGCTGGGGCTGAATCAAGGAATCTCTGGTCTTAAACACCACCCTGGAGAG GGTTACCAGGGAATCCCATACATCACCACGCTGACCTTGGTAAAACAGCTGTCACACTTTAAGATCCAGGTCATTGCTCCAGGGAAGACCCACACAGCTGCCATTGATG AACGTGGTCGTCTGATCACCTTTGGCTGCAATAAGTACGGGCAGCTGGGGGTGAAGAACTTCAAGAAACACCAAAGTGTCCAGGTCCTAGTCGGACCATTTGGAGGGAAGACAGTGACCAAAGTGTCTTGTGGAGATGGGTTCACTATTGCAGCCACTGAAG ACAATCAGATTTTCGCATGGGGAAACGCAGGAAATGGGAGACTTGGGATGCCTGCTGATAAGGGATTTGGTTCAGAGGTTTGTCCTGCCATGCCAAGACCCATCTTTGGTTCACTCCACCATGTGCCAGACCTTTCTTGTCGTGGCTGGCACACCATTATTATAATGG AAAAAGTGCTCAACTCAAAGACCATCCGCTCAAACAGCAGTGGCCTTTCTATTGGTAGTG gGCTGGGTCATGAAGCTTCAAGATCTACAGTAGATCTGGACATAGAACCTGGTTCAGAGACAGAGTGTCGTGACAGGGGTCTTGGTGGTACAATGGAGGTTAACACGGATTGCTTGATGGAGACCCCAATGATGTCAATGACAAATCAGACCGGGGACAGCTCCTGCCCTCTGTGGCTTAGAAAG GAGCTTGAGGACGCTGAGTTCATCCCGATGCCTGAAGACTCGGAGCTGTCTACTCCTGACCTCCCTTCTATTTCTGAGAGCGTAACTCTACCATATGAGGAACTGAGAGAGCTTAAGGCCGCGGCAGCAGCAGTCAGTAAAAAAGACCTATCG ACTAAGCGAATGAGCTGCAATAAAATCAATGGATTGGGAGAGGGTGCCATCTGCCGAAAAGGAGAATCGGGTGCATGCTGCAAAGCAAGTAGTGAGGTGGCACAG CTGCAAGAGACAATCGCCAGTCAAGAGATGCGGATTCAGATGCTTGAAAagcag GTCCAGGAGCAGCAGAAGGAGAATGAGAAGCTCTGGGCAGCATTCAATCGTTTAGCGCTGCAGGAAGCTGGATGTGACAATAATGGAAACCATCGCTCTGATCCTGTGCCTGgggatggagggggaggaggaagaagaggcggATTCACACATCACGGAGGCCGATCAGCTGGTGCCAGCGTGTGA